Proteins encoded by one window of Anopheles maculipalpis chromosome 2RL, idAnoMacuDA_375_x, whole genome shotgun sequence:
- the LOC126567442 gene encoding ficolin-1-A-like codes for MKCVNVIATAVLISVMASQLQATTTPTGFGFELLQTQLEAFESRMKKQYDDMQQSIKLNRIELETIKRNTAESLMNQDSGVYFVNLKPSSNESFAVYRDGSNNHGFGSNWTVFQRRFDGSVDFDRNWTEYKQGFGDLRREHWLGLEKLKTILDTERHELLIVMEDFEGVTAFAKYDDFKIGNESEMYKLNSLGTYSGIVGDSFSSQLNHKFATSDQDNAGKCADIFKGGGWYSSCYQSNLNGIYLKGGKQGTNKGIHWYYFRGYHYSLKATKMMIRPYALRSHGCGQ; via the exons ATGAAGTGTGTGAACGTAATAGCTACTGCGGTGCTCATCAGTGTAATGGCTTCCCAACTGCAAGctacaacaacaccaacaggATTTGGCTTTGAACTGCTGCAGACACAGCTGGAAGCATTCGAATCACGAATGAAAAAGCAATATGATGACATGCAACAGAGCATCAAACTGAACCGGATTGAACTTGAAACTATCAAGCGAAACACTGCGGAATCGCTTATGAACCAAGATTCCGGTGTGTATTTTGTGAATCTCAAACCGTCGTCAAACGAATCGTTTGCAGTGTATCGAGACGGCTCAAACAATCATGGCTTCGGAAGCAATTGGACCGTCTTCCAAAGAAGATTCGATGGTTCGGTCGATTTCGATCGTAACTGGACGGAGTACAAACAGGGATTTGGTGACCTCCGTCGTGAGCATTGGTTAGGCTTGGAGAAGCTCAAAACCATACTGGACACCGAACGCCATGAGCTGCTGATAGTAATGGAAGACTTTGAAGGTGTGACGGCGTTCGCAAAGTACGATGACTTCAAAATCGGCAATGAGAGTGAAATGTACAAGCTCAACTCACTTGGCACGTACAGCGGCATTGTGGGAGATTCCTTCAGTTCTCAATTGAATCACAAGTTTGCGACCAGTGATCAAGATAATGCCGGCAAGTGTGCAGATATTTTTAAAGGTGGTGGATGGTACTCTTCGTGTTATCAAAG CAATTTGAATGGTATTTATCTCAAGGGAGGCAAACAAGGTACGAATAAAGGCATCCATTGGTACTATTTCCGCGGCTATCACTACTCATTGAAGGCTACTAAGATGATGATACGACCATATGCCTTAAGGAGTCACGGATGTGGACAGTGA